The window CCACCAAAGACCATCGCCTCATCGGCCACTGGTCGACCGATTGGGGTCATCTGCCCACCCATCCCGATTGGCGAAAGGATCTCCGTTTTCGAAAGGCCCTCCTCCATATGCTTTCGGAGACGACCACCCGGACCCTGCCCCACGACACCTACCCGATCCGAATCGACCGGGGATCGGTCACCCCTGGCACGGTCTTCTTCGTCTCGGAATCCCATGCCGGGGTGATCGGTTCGGTGATCCTCGATGGAAGCACGGTCCATCCCCTTCAGACCTGGGAAGCCACCTCTCCTGCGAGGATTCAAAAATTGAGCGGAAGAGACTTCTTGATGCCCAGGCCGGAATCTACGGCCTTCTCCGGATTGGTCAAATTTCGATGGCCGATCCTAAACCAGGGGAGATGGGAATATCTCCCTGTGGCTAAACATCCCCACTTTTCGTTGGAACAGTACCTTGCCGACTTTTATGAGGTCACCTCCGATTTCGTGGAGGCGGTGGCCCGACGAATCGACCCGACCGATTACGATCCCAAAGGGAGGGTCGAAAAACTCATCGCGACGGCCACCCGCTATCTCTTGGAGAGGGTTCCCGTGGTCCTCGAGGGATACCGGAGATGCCGAAAAGGAGGGTGTCCGGAGGGTTCCAACCTTTGGGAAATCTACAGCACCCCGGGCCGGGACGGGAGGATCCTATTGCTCATGGACCATCTCCAGAGACTGATCGAAGCCTCCGACCTGGACCGGGAGGCGATCAAAGAGCACATGGAGGCGATCTCCCTCCCGATCCAGAAGGGCCAATCCATCACCTTTTACCATGTCTTTCAAAATTACCTCTGGCTCTCCCCCCATCCCGGTGACTCGGTCGAGGCGAGGTGGGGGCTCCGGAAATGCGACATGATCTCCTCCCAGATCGAGGCGATTAAGAGGACCATCGCCTTCATCGAGCGGACGTATCGAAGAAGGGATCCCAAATACGCCGATTTTGCAATCGGACAGCAGCAGGAGAATCTGAAAAGGCTCCAAGAGGAATGGATCCGGTCGGATTGTAAAACCTCCCGGGGGGAGACCCATAGGAAGGCGGGGAGATGAGAAGAGGCCTTCTCGTCACAGAAAATATTTCACGATGTCGATGTGGTATTTGTGGGGATCCAGCGTTCGGACGATGCTCCGCTTAAAGCCTCCCCCGTTCCTTTCGGTGAGATCGACCAGTTCCTTCTTCGCCTTTCCCCTCGGATCCCGATCGATCAGGAGCACCTGAGGACGGTCCATCCATTGAGGGTCAGGGTTGGGTTTGAAGACGACCCCGAGCTCGTTCGTGTCGAGGAGGACCAGGGAACCGATCGGATAGATGCCCACCAGGCCGATAAACATCTTGAGCAGGACCGCGTCGAAATGGATCTCCCGCTCCCTCAGCATGATCGCCAGGGCCTGCTCGGGCGTGTAAGGAACCTTTTTGTAAACCCGGGGAGTGGTCATCGCATCGTAGGCGTCGGCGATCTGGATGATCCGTCCAAAAAGGCTCATCTTCTTCTTACGGAAGAGCTTAGGATAGCCAGAGAGGTCGTTCTTCAGATGGTGGTCGAAGACCCCGATCACCATCCTCGGATTCACCTCCCCCAGTTGTTTCAGATTGAGGATGATCTCCACCCCCATCAGAGGATGCCGCTTCATCAGGCCCCATTCTTCCTCGTCCAGGCCTGAGGGTTTGTTCAAGATTTCGAGCGGGATCTTCGACTTCCCGATGTCGTGAAGCATGGCCGTGATGCCCAGTTCGCTCAAGGCCCCTCGGGTCAGCCCAAGTCTCCTCCCCATGGCCATCGAATAAATCGACACATTGACGGAGTGGTTAAAGGTATACTCGTCGTAATCCTTGATCGTGGCCACCCCCAACAAGATGGACTCATCCTCCATGACCAGATGAACCGCCTTCCGGACCAGACGCTTCAGTTTCCTGATATCGGCCTGCTGCCTTCCCCGGATATGGGTGACCACCTCTTTGAGAGTTCCGATCGTTTCAAAGAAGACCTTCTTGCCCGCCTCCCAAGGATCCTCTTTCCGGAACCGGTCGGTCCCTTCCTCTCCCTCGAACACTTCAAGGGGTCCAACCTCGAGGGAGTGGATATGGCGGTCTCGTAAGGCTTCGTTGAACAGGCGGGCGTTCTCCTCCCGCCCCTCCTCAAGGCTCATCAGAAGGTAGATGAAGGTCCTCAAGGCCTCTTCGTCCAGAGGCCCGTTGATGTGGACCTCCCCGATGAGCCGTTTCTTCCACTGGCTCATCACGTATTTAAAGCTGTTAAACCCTTCGACCGAATAGCGAAGCCTCTGCTCGTTGAGAAAAAGCTCATCGCCGACGATCTTGAGATGGAGAGATCCCTCCGAGGTGATCAAGGTATTGATCGTCTGAAGGGATTCTTCAAGGAACTGGCTCAGGGCAACGTTTTTCGAATCGTAAATCTGGGAGATTCTCATCAGGACGTGAAACTTGGTGAGGAGTTGATTGCCCAGCCGGGATCGTTCCGAAGGGACCGATTCGGTCTGCCTCGGAGGAGCTTTTACGGGTTGGATCGTCTCGTTCATGCTTCGCACCCGATCTCTACGAAGGAAGGAGCCTTTGGAGGGGTTTAGGTTCCCCCTTCGGTCTCTTGGCCACGCCCCCCTCCGCCTCCTTGGCCCCCAACATCTTTAAAGCATGTTGCGCACAGAGCCTCATCTCCTTCCACTTCCCTCTCTGTAGCCACCTTCTCTTTTTGACGATCTCCTCCAGCATCGGGATCGCCTCCTCAGACCCCGTCTCTCCGAGGGCCCTGAAGAAGGAGGCCTTCTCTTCATAATCCCTCTTGAGGAAGTCCTCCGAGAGGATGATGGCCTGGAGGGGTTTGACCGCCTCTTTCCCGGCGATCTTGGCGAAGGCCAGGGCGGCTTTGATCCTTATTTTCGCAAGGGGATCCTTTAAAAACTTCGACAGGAGATCCTTCGCTGGCTCCCCGCTCTTCAGGAGCAACTGAAGGACCTCCTCTCTCACTTGGCTGTCGGGATGGACGACCAGAGGCCCCAAGTATCTAAGGGCCGAGGGATTCCCGATCCGGCCAAGGATGTAGAGAATATGACGGACTATGAAAGGGTTGGGGTCTGATAAAAACTTGATCAGAGGTTGAAGGTCTGTCTGCGCGAGATGGGCGATCACCTCACAGATCGCCTTTCTCCACCGGCCCGATTCGAGCTTTCCCAGGAGGAGACAGAGCGGCTCCACACTTTTGGGCGTGAGGAGTCGTAGATATTGGAGGATGGCCTCGGCGTCCACCTCCCCCTCTCCAGCCATAAGTTCTCCGATTCGTTCGATCGAAGAGGGCCTTGAGAAGCTATCGAGGATCCGTCGGATGGCAAAGATTTGCCTGTCCTTCAGGACGATCGATTCCATCGTATGGTGAAGTTTCTGCAAAACGGTCGTCGCCTTTCGGATCTCCCCCTTTTCGAGAAAGGATGCGATCGTCCGCTCGAAATAGGCGATCATGTTCTCATAGGCATCGAGATCGTCCCCCAGGTGGAGGAGGATCTCGATGAGGTTGTCGATCACTACATCGTGGTATTCCGTTTCAAATTCCCTCTCCATCTCCCGGGCGAGCTCTCCGATCTCATCTGGGGTGAGCTGGCAGGCCTCTACGAGGGATTGGCCGGGCTGGAGGTTGATCGCCTGTTTCAGCCCTTCGACCCTCAGGCCCTTGGCCCCATCCGGGACCTCCTCCACCAGGGCCGGTTCGTAAGAACCCTCCCCTCGACTTTTAAGTTCCAGACGCCCGGGCCATTCCTCCGGAGAAGCTGGCACAAAGCTTCCTTCGGGATCGATAAATTCGTCCACCACCCCGAAGGTGATATGGGCAAAATCCTTCTCCCAGAGGAGGGTGACGAGGTCGTCTTCCATCCGATTCACCGACTCGCCCTTTCGCACCACCTGCAGAAAATCGACGATCTCGCGAAGCTCCAGGCCCCGGATGAACTTGATCTCCCGGATCCCATCCCGGTAGAAGAAGAATGCCAGGCTCTCTTTGATATCCTGATTTTCATAGACGACTCTCCCCCGGTAAAAGAGCCGGTATTCCCCCACCAGCAGCGGGAAGGAATCGAATTCCTCGAAGTAGTGGTCGAAATCCCTCTTCAAACGTTCCAGGAACTTATTGAGAATCGGATGGTCGGCCTCGTAAAGCCGAAAGGCCTTGACCGTCTGGAGAAAGGTTTGAAGGAGGGCCCGCGTCGCCTTGACGGACCTCTCCTCGAGGAGATCGTCTGATTCTATGGCTGGATCTCTCAACAGGATCTTCTGACTCTCCATGGCCCCCTCTCAACGACGGCCGCTCTCCGAGGTGTCTCCCCTCAAAAAGCGGTCCAACTCCGTTCTCAACACCTTCCAGCCTTTTCCCGCCTTCGCTCCCTTGATCCGACCGCATGAGAGGTATTTTAAAAGGGTGGGCCTTGAGATCCGAAGATAATGGCATGCCTCCTCGGTCGTAAAGACATCGCCTTGGGGTGAGATCCCGTTCTTATGTTTTGCCATCGTTTTTCACCATTGGTACGGGTTTTGTTTCTATTTGACAGCATTTTTCATGCCAAAAACCTGTCAAGGCATAATGCTTTGATTTTTAAGATTTTTTATGACATGGACCCGGTCGGCCTCCATGGAAAGGTCTTACAGTTATCGTCACGGATGGTTTGTTTTCTTCCAAAACCACCCCTCATTGTCCCTTTGGGAGGAAATCGGTTAAAATGAGGGTCGAAAGGACCCCCCATGAACCGCCACTCCCTTAAAGCGAAAACGAAAAAGATCATCGAGTTGCTCTCCAGGGCCATTCCGGATTCGGCCATCGCCCTGAACTTCTCGTCACCCTTCGAGCTCCTCATCGCGACCATCTTATCGGCCCAGTGCACGGATGCCAAGGTGAACGAGGTGACGAAAGAACTTTTCAAAAAGTACCGCTCCCCGAAGGATTATGCAGAGGCCGACCTGAAAGAACTGGAGGAAGATATCCGTCCGACGGGGTTTTACCGGAACAAGGCCAGGGCGCTCCAGAGATGCTGCCAAGAACTGGTGAACCGGTTTGATGGGGAGGTTCCCAATTCCCTGGAGGCCCTGATCACCCTTCCCGGAGTGGGCCGCAAGACGGCCAACGTCATCCTCGGGAACGCCTTCGGAATCCCAGGGATCGCCGTGGATACCCATGTCCAGCGCGTCTCCCGCAGGATCGGCTTGACGAAACACGAAGACCCCATCAAGATCGAATTCGACTTGATGGCGGCGGTTCCCAAAGAAGATTGGACCCGCTTTTCGAACCTCCTGATCTGGCATGGCAGAAAAACCTGTGGGGCCAGAAAACCTCTCTGCGATCGATGCGTCATCGTGAAATGGTGTGATTACGGATCCAGATCGGCAAAGCAACGGAAGGGCAAACGCTCACCCCAACCTTGAGGATGAGGGACCGATCGCCTCGACCGGATCCCTCAAAAGGTTCAACCCGTGGATCATCCGAAGCCTTTGAACCACACGTCCGACACTCTCACGAGGGAGGTCCTCGAGAAAATCTCCTTGATGGAGGAGGTGATCAACTTTCCGGGCTCCCTTCTCCCCCCTCGAGATCATCGCTGGCAGAACCTTCCCATGGCCCCTTACTCCGATCTCTTGGGGGCCGTCACCTCCCTCACCGCACACGGCCGTAAAGCCATGATCGTGACCGGTTTTTATATCCCCGCAGGGGACCCTCCGGCGACCGAGACCGATGGGCCTCCGGGCGCTCTCATCCTGGCCGAGGGGTTGAGGGAGTTAGGAATGGAGGTCTCCCTTCTTTCGGACGAATATACCCTTCCCGCGCTCTCGGCGGGTTTGACCCTCCTTGGCCTCTCTAACGGTGAGATCCCCCTGGTCTGTTTTCCCATCGAACATTGCGAGGCTAAAGAGGATTCTTCCCTCTCCCGCCGTTTTGTCGAAGAACTCTTTCACGGTCCTTTGGCCGAGGATCTCTCCCATCTCATCTTCATCGAGCGAGTGGGGCCCAATCATACCCTCGAATCCTTCCTCGCCCAGAGACGCGAGGGGTCTCCTCCTTTGAAGGAATTCCAATCCATCCTGCCCCCCTCGCTCAGAAACCGGTGCTTCAACTCCCGTCTGGAAGATATTACCCGATTTACGGCGAAGACCCATCTTCTTCTCGAATTTCAAAAGAACCATCGGCTGCCCCTCGTGACGATCGGCATTGGCGACCGGGGCAATGAAATAGGCGCCGGCAAGATCCCCTGGGAAGTCTTCTACCACCACTCGACCACCTATCGGGAGCCCGTCTTCTGCAGCCGTATCGAGACCGACCACTTCATCTCTTGTGGGGTTTCGAATTGGGGAGGTTATGCCCTAATGGCCGGCGTCGCCCTCGCCCGGGGGAGGCTCGATCTTATCGAGAAGATCACGTCCGAGAAGGAAGGGGAGGTCTTGAGCCACCTGATCCACCACGGTCCGGCGGTCGATGGTCTCACCTGCCGGCAGGATCATTCCGTAGACGGGATCGAATTCAAGGACTATATGAAAGTGGTCGAGCGGCTGAAGGCGATCGCCCTCGAATGAAAATTCACAACCCCCTGTTCCCATCCGAAGCTTACTTATAGGATCGCGCCCTTGGCCGCCCGCCTCTGGAGGAAATAGATGAGGGCGAAACCGGTCAGGCCCACCGCATCCGTGATCAGGCCGGGTTTGACGAGGGCCACGGCCGACCCGAAAAGGATGATCCTCTCCCACCATTTCAAATCCGTAAGCAGAAACCCCTGCATGGAGGCCGCCAGGGCGTACATGCCGATGGAGGCAGAGATGAAGATCCATGCCGCCTCGAGAAAGGTCGTATTGATGAGGAGCATGGCCGGTGCGGTGATGAACATGTAGGGAAGCAAAAACGTCCTCATATCCAATTTGAAGGCATTGATGCCCGTCTTGAGGGGATCGGCCCCAGCCACGCCCGCTGCCGCATAGGCCGCCACGCAGACCGGCGGGGTACCGTCGGCGAGGATCCCGAAATAGAAGACGAAGAGGTGGATCGCAATAATAGGCACATCGGGGTTCATCGCCTTCAAAGCGGGGGCCATGATCGTGGCCATGATGACGTAGTTGGCCGTCGTGGGAACGCCCATTCCGAGGACGAGACAGGTGACCATCGTGAGGAAGAGCCCCACGTAGAGATTCCCGCCCGAGAGCCCCACGATGATGTTGGTCATATTGAGGCCGGCCCCGGTGAGGGTCACCACGCCGACCACGATGCCGGCACAGGCACAGGTGGCTCCGATGCCTGCCATCATCCGGGCGGCCCTGTACATGGCATCGGCCATGTTCACCCCAAAGAGGGCGAGGGGTCGCCAGGATTGTTCCCCTTTTTTGGAAGAATCCTTTTCGGCATGGCTCCCCCATCCAAAACTTCCCATAACCGCCTGGATGAGAAAGATGGAGATGGTCGTCACGATGCCAGCGGCCGCCGAGGTCAGCGGCGTGGCCTTTCGAACGATCAGATAATAGAAAAGGACGCCCACCGGGACTAAAAAGTGCAGCCCCCTCACGAAAATGGGGAAAAATTTTGGGAGCTCCTTTCGTGGAATGCCCTCCAGCCCGAACTTGACCGAGAGGAGATGGACCGCGCCCAGGAGCGCGAGCTGATCGATGACCGCAGGCAGGGCTGCGGCGATGACCACCTGGAGATAGGGGATCCCTAAGAACTCCGCCATGATGAAAGCGGCCGCACCCATCACCGGAGGCATCAACTGGCCATTTCCGCTCGCTGCCGTCTCGATCGCACCGGCGATCTCGGGTTTAAATCCGAGTCGCTTCATCAGCGGGATGGTCACGGAACCGGTCGTCACCACATTGGCGACCCCGCTTCCAGAAATCGTTCCCATGAAGGCGCTCGAAACCACCGCCACCTTGGCGGGCCCTCCCCGGGTGTGACCTACCAGGGAAAAGGCCAGTTTCATGAAGTAGTCCATGGCCCCAGTCTTTTCGAGGATGGCCCCGAAAAGGACGAAGGCGAAGACAAAGGTCGAGGAGACCCATAAGGGGACACCGAAAATCCCTTCCATCGTTAAATAGAGGTGGTCCACCACCCTTCGGAATCCATACCCCCTATGGGCCAGAAGGTCGGGTAGATAGGGGCCCAAAAAGGCATAGGCGATGAAGAGGGCTGAGATGAGGGGAAGGGGCAATCCGATCGCCCTCCTTGCCGCCTCGAGGACGAAGAGGATGGTGATCACCCCCATCACCACGTCCACGGAAGAAGGATTGCCGATCCGCTTCACCAGCTCCGAGTAGAAGAGGGTGACATAAAGGGCACCGAACCCTCCGATGGCGGCAAGGACGAGATCGTAGATCGGAATTTCCTTGGTCTTCGACCTCTTCGTCATCGGGAAGAATAGGAAGCAGAGGATCAGGGCAAAACAGAGGTGGATTGAACGCTGGATGGTCCCCGTCAGGGCACCAAAAATGGCCGTATAGAGTTGGAAACAGGACATCCCGATGGCAATGGCGCCTGACACATAAAACAGAGCCCCTTTGAGCCTCCGTGTCCCATAATCAGCCCCTTCAGCGATCTCCTTCGAGCGTTCTATCGAGACTTGATCCGCTACGGTCTTCTCGTCTTCCATCGTTGAATCAAGGCCTCCCAAATGAGGGGATAGGATCTCACCGAGACAGTGACCACCTCTCCCTCTCGGAAAGAGGAAAAATTCAATCGTCGATCTCTGAACTGGAAAACCTGTTGCGTCATCGGGGAGACGAAAAAGGAAAAGCGATCCATCTCCCCCCCATCGGTCTTTACGTAGAAGCTCCTTCCTTCCGCTTTCAATCCCCTTTCCAAAGAAGGAAGGCCAGGCCCAAAGGATTCGAACCGGGTTTCCGCCGGTTTTATCCTCTTGGCCGGGGTGATGAGGAAATAACCGGTGACCGGAGTTCGATCCACCGAATGGAGGTATGAAAATTGAAAGCCCTCTCCCGGGGAGACCCGCTCACCGAGAAGGACCCCTCCTCCCCCTGCCGACCTGACCTCCAGCCTATCGACAGGATAGAAGCTGACCGCCATAAAAAAAATGGAGAGGAGGGTTCCCCATTTCCACATGGGGTCAGCTCACCTCCCCTCCTCTCCCTCTTCTCCCATAGGTTTTCACCATCTCCTCCCTTTCTAAAAAGAAAAGAGGGTGAAAGCGCCAGGGGGTTAATTCTTCATCCCTTTCTCTTTGTAAAATTTCTCAGCCCCGGGATGGAGGGGAATGGGCATCCCGATCAGGGCCTTTTCCAACTTCACTTCCTTCCCCTTGGCATGGGCGGTCTCGATCGTTTTGAGGTTTTCGAACATCGCCTTCGTAATCCGGTAGACCGTATCCTCTGCCAGCTCGGCTTTTGCGGCAAGGATGGCCAGGACCGCAACCGTGGGAACGTCCTTATCCACTCCTTTGTAAATGCCCGCAGGGACTTTGTCCTTCGAGTAGAAGGGGTACTTTTTAATCAGGGCATCGGCCTGAGGGCCGTCGATCGGGACGATGACGGTCTCGACGGCAATGGCCGTATCCACAATGGCCGAAGCCCCGACCCCCACCGTGTAGAAGGCCGCATCGACTCGACCGTCTTTGAGATAGTCGGCCGATTCGGCTGCGGACAGTCTCTCCACCTTCGCCAGGTCCTCGAACTTCAAGCCGTAGGCCTCGAGGATCTGGATGGCATTCTGTTCGGTTCCGCTCCCCAAAGGACCGACGGCCACCCGTTTCCCCTTCAGGTCTCGGACCGAGGCGATCTTGGCGTCTTTGCGGGCATGGATCTGGCAGTGCTCGGGGTAGAGCGCCGCAACACCCCGAATATTGGGCACGGGCTTGTCGAACATCGGTTTTGCCCCTTGGAAGGCATAATAGGCAATATCGTTCTGGAGGATGGCCAGATCGGCATCGCCGGAGGCGATCAATTTGGCGTTGGCCACCGAGGCCCCGGAGGACTCGACCGTGATCTTGATATCGGGAAGTTTTTCATGGGCGATCCTCGAAATCGCTCCAGCCAGGGGGAAGTAGACCCCGACCACCCAGCCCGATGCAATCGAAACGTACTTCCTCTGGGCATGGGCCGAAGGAATCACCGCCGACAGAGAAACCACAAGACCTACGATGAGGGCCATTAAAAAAAACCTCTTTTTCATTGCGTCTCCTCCTTTTAAAATGGTTTCTTACGTGTTCTGCCTGAAGCCTTCGTCTCCCTCTTTCACCCCCCTTCTGGCCGTTTTAATCCATCCCTTATTTATAAGAATTTCATCCCCATGTCAAATGGTTTCATAGAGCCCCCTTTTTGATTTTCAATCCTAAAAAAATATGCTATGAAATGAAAAAAGGAGGGCCCCAAATGGATTTCGTGGAACGTTACCAACACAAAACGCCCCTCTCTAAAAAACTTTTCGAGAGATCCAGAGAGGTCCAACCCGGAGGGGTCTCTCACAACATCCATTACTTCACTCCCCATCCCTTCTTTCTCAAGGGGGCCAAAGGTTCCAAAATATGGGACGTGGACGGGAACGAATATATCGACCTCTGGATGGGACACTACACCCATATCCTCGGCCATCATCCCCCGATCGTCCTCCAAGCCATCCAAGAACAGTTGAATAAAGGAATCCACTGGGGGATCGTCTTCGAGGGGCAGATCGAATGGGCCGAGCTCATTCGTGAATTGGTCCCCTGCGCAGAGAGGGTTCGGTTCTGTTGTTCCGGGACCGAGGCGACGATGTATGCGGTTCGTCTCGCCCGGGCCTTCACCAGGAAAAAGACGATCTTGAAGATCGCGGGAGGTTGGCACGGGGCCAATTCAGATCTCCTGGTAGGCGTGAAGTCCCCTTACGAACAATCCGAAACCCTTGGCCTTTTGCCCGAATTGAGCCACTACACGAAAACGATCCCCTTCAACGACATCCCCGGCGCTTTAGAGATCATCGATCAGCATCGGAGGGATTTAGCCGGTATCATCCTGGAACCCGTGGTCGGAGAGGGAGGGTTTGCCCCGGCGTCAGAAGGATATCTGAAATTCCTCCGGCAGGAGACCGAACGCCTCGGAGCCCTACTGATCTTTGACGAGGTGATCTCGGGTTTCCGGGTTGCCCTCGGAGGGGCCCAGGAACGATTCGGGATCGTTCCGGATCTGGCCACCTTGGGGAAAATCATGGGAGGGGGGTTCCCGGTCGGGGCGCTGGTCGGCAGAAGGGAGATCCTCGAAACCACCTCGCCGGAACGGAAGGTCAAGAAATCGGAAAGGACCCTGATCGGCGGCGGGACCTTCTCCGCCCACCCTTTCACCGTCTCTGCCGGCCTGGCGGTCCTCAGCTACCTAAAGCGGTTTAAAGACGAGGTCTATCCCGCCCTGGAAAAGAAGGGAACGATGCTCCGAAAGGGGCTCGAGGAGCTCTTCCACCAAGAGGGGATTCAAGCCTTGGTGACCGGAGTGGGGTCCCTCTTTCAAGTCCATTTCCCGTTTGAACCGGGTGAGATCCCACCCGCACCCCACGCGATCAATCAACGGACCGATATCGAGAAGAGGGAGGGGGAGTTTCGAATCCGGATGCTCAACCACGGCGTCCATGTCATGCACGGGGGTGGAAGCCTCTCCATGGCTCACAGTGACGAGGATCTCCAAAAGATCCTTGAGGCCGCAAGAGTAGTGGCCAGGGAGATGGCCGATTCCCTCCGTTCGGGGGGATGAGTCCGAAGCCCTACAGATCCCTGCTCCAAAAGTCTTCTTTCCCTTGGGGGAAGAAAGGAGGAAGCGATGAGGTCGATGAAAATGGTATTTCTGTGGGCAGCATTATGCAGCCTAACCCTGGGAGGTGTGGCCATGGCGAAGGAAGGAGTGAAGATCGGGATCATTGTGGTGGATCTCCAGGGAGATTTCACCAAATTCAGAAAGGGTTCCCTCGCGGTGGAAGGAACAGACGAGGCTTATATTAAAACCGTGGAGGAAGGAACAAAAAAACTGAAGGCCGCCGGCTTTCCCATCTACGCCACCCAGGACTGGCATCCAAAGAATCACGCCTCCTTCTATACCAACCACCCCGGCAAGAAGGCCTTCGATGTGATCAAGCTTCACGGAAAGGATCAGGTCTTGTGGCCTCCCCATTGCGTCCAGAACACGCCGGGGGCCGAGATCCTCTTGGACAAGAAGCTATTCAAGGCCATCGTCAAAAAGGGCATGGACCCCCAATATGACAGTTACTCGGGCTTCCAGGATGATGGGGGAAAGAAGACGGAGCTGGATCAAATCTTGAAGAAAGATAAGATCAAAAAGGTCGTGGTCTACGGTATCGCCACCGATTATTGTGTCAGGGCAACGGTTCTCGATGCTGTGGCCGCAGGATATCAGGTCGTCATGATTAAAAATCTTTCGAGGGGGGTCGCTCCGGATACTTCACAAAAAGCCATCGACGAAATGAAAGCCAAAGGGGTGGTCATCCTCGACGATCTCGATTTGGAGAAGATCAAAGCCGATTGATGTGAAATCTATCCCGACAGATATGGGGACGATTGTGCTTCCCGGTCCCCATATCTGCGTTAGGCGGGCCTTCGGAACAAACAGGCCTCCTTGAGAATCGAATTCAGCCAGACCTCCATACTTCCTCTTCCTCAACCGAGCGAGAAAAGGGGCGAAGTCAAAATATTCCCTTCAGACCTAATTCTCAAATTCCAACCTTTCCGTTGTCCCTTTCTCGTATCATCATAAACCCTCGGTAACAATTTTATATTGGAGGCTCAGCGATAAGAACTTATCGCGTAAATTGACCACGCTGA of the Thermodesulfobacteriota bacterium genome contains:
- a CDS encoding HD-GYP domain-containing protein, producing MNETIQPVKAPPRQTESVPSERSRLGNQLLTKFHVLMRISQIYDSKNVALSQFLEESLQTINTLITSEGSLHLKIVGDELFLNEQRLRYSVEGFNSFKYVMSQWKKRLIGEVHINGPLDEEALRTFIYLLMSLEEGREENARLFNEALRDRHIHSLEVGPLEVFEGEEGTDRFRKEDPWEAGKKVFFETIGTLKEVVTHIRGRQQADIRKLKRLVRKAVHLVMEDESILLGVATIKDYDEYTFNHSVNVSIYSMAMGRRLGLTRGALSELGITAMLHDIGKSKIPLEILNKPSGLDEEEWGLMKRHPLMGVEIILNLKQLGEVNPRMVIGVFDHHLKNDLSGYPKLFRKKKMSLFGRIIQIADAYDAMTTPRVYKKVPYTPEQALAIMLREREIHFDAVLLKMFIGLVGIYPIGSLVLLDTNELGVVFKPNPDPQWMDRPQVLLIDRDPRGKAKKELVDLTERNGGGFKRSIVRTLDPHKYHIDIVKYFL
- a CDS encoding HEAT repeat domain-containing protein, which produces MESQKILLRDPAIESDDLLEERSVKATRALLQTFLQTVKAFRLYEADHPILNKFLERLKRDFDHYFEEFDSFPLLVGEYRLFYRGRVVYENQDIKESLAFFFYRDGIREIKFIRGLELREIVDFLQVVRKGESVNRMEDDLVTLLWEKDFAHITFGVVDEFIDPEGSFVPASPEEWPGRLELKSRGEGSYEPALVEEVPDGAKGLRVEGLKQAINLQPGQSLVEACQLTPDEIGELAREMEREFETEYHDVVIDNLIEILLHLGDDLDAYENMIAYFERTIASFLEKGEIRKATTVLQKLHHTMESIVLKDRQIFAIRRILDSFSRPSSIERIGELMAGEGEVDAEAILQYLRLLTPKSVEPLCLLLGKLESGRWRKAICEVIAHLAQTDLQPLIKFLSDPNPFIVRHILYILGRIGNPSALRYLGPLVVHPDSQVREEVLQLLLKSGEPAKDLLSKFLKDPLAKIRIKAALAFAKIAGKEAVKPLQAIILSEDFLKRDYEEKASFFRALGETGSEEAIPMLEEIVKKRRWLQRGKWKEMRLCAQHALKMLGAKEAEGGVAKRPKGEPKPLQRLLPS
- a CDS encoding helix-turn-helix domain-containing protein — encoded protein: MAKHKNGISPQGDVFTTEEACHYLRISRPTLLKYLSCGRIKGAKAGKGWKVLRTELDRFLRGDTSESGRR
- the nth gene encoding endonuclease III, which gives rise to MNRHSLKAKTKKIIELLSRAIPDSAIALNFSSPFELLIATILSAQCTDAKVNEVTKELFKKYRSPKDYAEADLKELEEDIRPTGFYRNKARALQRCCQELVNRFDGEVPNSLEALITLPGVGRKTANVILGNAFGIPGIAVDTHVQRVSRRIGLTKHEDPIKIEFDLMAAVPKEDWTRFSNLLIWHGRKTCGARKPLCDRCVIVKWCDYGSRSAKQRKGKRSPQP
- a CDS encoding DUF4392 domain-containing protein; its protein translation is MEEVINFPGSLLPPRDHRWQNLPMAPYSDLLGAVTSLTAHGRKAMIVTGFYIPAGDPPATETDGPPGALILAEGLRELGMEVSLLSDEYTLPALSAGLTLLGLSNGEIPLVCFPIEHCEAKEDSSLSRRFVEELFHGPLAEDLSHLIFIERVGPNHTLESFLAQRREGSPPLKEFQSILPPSLRNRCFNSRLEDITRFTAKTHLLLEFQKNHRLPLVTIGIGDRGNEIGAGKIPWEVFYHHSTTYREPVFCSRIETDHFISCGVSNWGGYALMAGVALARGRLDLIEKITSEKEGEVLSHLIHHGPAVDGLTCRQDHSVDGIEFKDYMKVVERLKAIALE
- a CDS encoding TRAP transporter permease, coding for MEDEKTVADQVSIERSKEIAEGADYGTRRLKGALFYVSGAIAIGMSCFQLYTAIFGALTGTIQRSIHLCFALILCFLFFPMTKRSKTKEIPIYDLVLAAIGGFGALYVTLFYSELVKRIGNPSSVDVVMGVITILFVLEAARRAIGLPLPLISALFIAYAFLGPYLPDLLAHRGYGFRRVVDHLYLTMEGIFGVPLWVSSTFVFAFVLFGAILEKTGAMDYFMKLAFSLVGHTRGGPAKVAVVSSAFMGTISGSGVANVVTTGSVTIPLMKRLGFKPEIAGAIETAASGNGQLMPPVMGAAAFIMAEFLGIPYLQVVIAAALPAVIDQLALLGAVHLLSVKFGLEGIPRKELPKFFPIFVRGLHFLVPVGVLFYYLIVRKATPLTSAAAGIVTTISIFLIQAVMGSFGWGSHAEKDSSKKGEQSWRPLALFGVNMADAMYRAARMMAGIGATCACAGIVVGVVTLTGAGLNMTNIIVGLSGGNLYVGLFLTMVTCLVLGMGVPTTANYVIMATIMAPALKAMNPDVPIIAIHLFVFYFGILADGTPPVCVAAYAAAGVAGADPLKTGINAFKLDMRTFLLPYMFITAPAMLLINTTFLEAAWIFISASIGMYALAASMQGFLLTDLKWWERIILFGSAVALVKPGLITDAVGLTGFALIYFLQRRAAKGAIL
- a CDS encoding DUF1850 domain-containing protein — its product is MWKWGTLLSIFFMAVSFYPVDRLEVRSAGGGGVLLGERVSPGEGFQFSYLHSVDRTPVTGYFLITPAKRIKPAETRFESFGPGLPSLERGLKAEGRSFYVKTDGGEMDRFSFFVSPMTQQVFQFRDRRLNFSSFREGEVVTVSVRSYPLIWEALIQRWKTRRP